The following coding sequences are from one Natrarchaeobaculum sulfurireducens window:
- a CDS encoding nucleoside recognition protein yields the protein MDSIGSILLTEALPRVVTITLLIGAGVALANLAVEYGLVEAVARVGRYLTEPANLPDEVGTAVLTNAVSVTAGYGMLAEFRESGLLDDRATLIAVVINTFFGFIQHIFTYYGPVLVPILGLHAGLMYVGARASISLSITVVGLLAGALLLRGYDYDTSTLEAELPDDEDRSTRGKLRRAGSKTATRLRSIVPRLAIIYSLVLVGVEYVDLESAASVAEPLSSVVGLPGAAVPVILVATVDPTSGAIAIAPMIGDVFTPTEAVITLLLGGLFSLTVSTAKRSIPFQYGIWGAEFGTKVIVVNTGLRAAFILVAILVLLAF from the coding sequence GTGGACTCGATCGGCTCGATCTTGCTGACCGAAGCGCTCCCGCGGGTAGTGACGATCACGCTGTTGATCGGTGCTGGAGTGGCACTGGCGAACCTCGCCGTCGAGTACGGCCTCGTCGAGGCAGTTGCCCGCGTCGGACGCTATCTCACCGAGCCCGCGAACCTCCCCGACGAAGTCGGGACCGCGGTCCTCACGAACGCCGTTTCGGTCACTGCAGGCTACGGGATGCTCGCGGAATTTCGCGAGTCCGGCCTGCTCGACGATCGGGCGACCCTGATCGCCGTCGTCATCAACACGTTCTTCGGCTTCATCCAGCACATTTTCACGTACTACGGCCCGGTCCTGGTTCCGATCCTCGGGCTCCACGCCGGGCTCATGTACGTCGGTGCCCGTGCGAGTATCTCGCTTTCGATCACCGTTGTCGGCCTCCTCGCCGGCGCGCTCTTGCTCCGTGGCTACGACTACGACACCAGCACACTCGAGGCAGAGTTGCCGGACGACGAGGACCGGTCGACGCGCGGCAAACTCCGCCGGGCGGGATCGAAAACGGCGACGCGTCTCCGATCGATCGTCCCTCGACTGGCGATTATCTACTCGCTCGTGCTGGTCGGCGTCGAATACGTCGACCTCGAGTCGGCTGCGAGCGTCGCAGAGCCGCTCTCGTCGGTGGTTGGACTGCCCGGTGCAGCGGTGCCCGTGATTCTCGTCGCGACGGTCGATCCAACGAGCGGCGCGATCGCCATCGCGCCGATGATCGGCGACGTCTTCACGCCGACCGAGGCCGTGATCACGCTCCTGCTTGGCGGCCTGTTTTCGCTGACGGTCTCGACGGCCAAGCGGTCGATCCCGTTCCAGTACGGTATCTGGGGTGCGGAGTTCGGGACGAAAGTGATCGTCGTCAACACCGGCCTCCGAGCGGCGTTCATTCTCGTGGCGATTCTCGTGCTTCTCGCGTTCTGA
- a CDS encoding DUF7344 domain-containing protein yields the protein MLPVISDPESLRSPASTSPATDDAASLLSDPRYRTILEHLQTTATPTSVVDLADHLVLEETGDERARIAELGDALLGTRRCLRLSLRHAHLPALADAGLATFDPATNLVSLADPGADLLARGKSGDEREMTVARTDGGESSTR from the coding sequence GTGTTACCCGTCATCTCCGACCCCGAATCGCTGCGTTCGCCGGCGTCGACGTCACCGGCGACCGACGACGCGGCCTCGCTGCTGTCGGACCCGCGGTATCGAACGATCCTCGAGCACCTCCAGACAACGGCCACGCCGACGTCAGTCGTCGACCTCGCTGACCACCTCGTGCTCGAGGAGACGGGCGACGAGCGAGCCCGTATCGCCGAGCTCGGGGATGCGCTGCTCGGAACCCGTCGGTGTCTCCGGCTCTCGCTTCGACACGCCCACCTGCCGGCGCTCGCCGACGCCGGCCTCGCCACCTTCGATCCCGCGACGAACCTCGTCTCGCTGGCCGACCCGGGAGCCGACCTCCTCGCTCGAGGGAAATCGGGCGACGAGCGCGAGATGACAGTTGCTCGGACTGACGGCGGCGAGTCATCCACGCGATAA
- a CDS encoding triphosphoribosyl-dephospho-CoA synthase: MQTPAQNAQLALLLEVAGTPKPGNVDRHRDLTDLRFEHFLAGAVGAQRGLEMAQNGAAVGPSFEQAVAEMADQGGGNTQFGALLLLVPLVRAARDDLTKPVVEGVVEGTTVADAAAFYRAFEHVDVFVSDPPTELDDLDVRRGSEAIPAIEDRGLTLFDILERGVPGDDVAREWVTGFERSFAAANQLADANGALSERTASVFLSLLGDRPDTLVAKRSGEAIAAEVTDRAAALADRNAVQTDRAAVDAFADELVEHGINPGTTADVTAAGLFIALEHDILEI, encoded by the coding sequence ATGCAAACGCCAGCGCAAAACGCACAGCTGGCCCTCCTGCTCGAGGTCGCCGGGACACCGAAACCGGGCAACGTCGACCGCCATCGTGACCTCACAGACCTGCGATTCGAACACTTCCTCGCGGGCGCGGTGGGGGCACAACGGGGCCTCGAGATGGCCCAAAACGGGGCCGCTGTCGGCCCGTCGTTCGAACAAGCCGTCGCGGAAATGGCCGATCAGGGCGGGGGGAACACCCAGTTCGGTGCACTGTTGTTGCTCGTCCCGCTGGTCAGGGCCGCTCGCGACGACCTCACGAAGCCCGTCGTCGAGGGAGTCGTCGAGGGGACGACGGTCGCCGACGCGGCAGCGTTCTACCGCGCGTTCGAGCACGTCGACGTCTTCGTCTCCGACCCACCGACCGAACTGGACGACCTCGACGTTCGCCGCGGGAGCGAGGCCATCCCAGCGATTGAAGACCGTGGACTCACGCTGTTCGACATCCTCGAGCGGGGCGTCCCCGGTGACGACGTCGCCCGCGAGTGGGTTACGGGATTCGAACGCTCGTTCGCGGCCGCGAACCAACTCGCCGACGCCAACGGCGCACTCTCGGAACGAACTGCGTCGGTATTCCTCTCGTTGCTCGGCGACCGCCCCGATACTCTCGTCGCGAAACGCTCCGGCGAGGCCATCGCCGCCGAGGTAACCGACCGTGCGGCTGCACTTGCCGACCGAAACGCCGTGCAGACGGACCGAGCGGCTGTCGACGCTTTCGCCGACGAACTCGTCGAGCACGGGATCAATCCAGGGACGACCGCAGACGTGACCGCTGCCGGACTGTTCATCGCCCTCGAGCACGACATACTCGAGATATGA
- the asd gene encoding aspartate-semialdehyde dehydrogenase, whose product MAVRVGVLGATGAVGQRLIQLLEPHPDFEIAALTASESSAGKTYRQAAKWRVDSPIPADVAEMTVTATDPAEVPNDVDLLFSSLPSSIGSEVEPDFCEAGYVVSSNSSNARMAEDVPLVIPEVNADHIDLLEVQRDERGWDGALVKNPNCSTITFVPTLAALEEFGLQRVHVATLQAVSGAGYDGVSSMEIIDNAIPYIGSEEDKLETESKKLLGTFEGAALDLHDVEVGASCNRIPTIDGHLENVFVETESDVSPEEAAEAMREYPGLDLPSSPGQLIEVFEEPDRPQPRLDRTLGDGMKISAGGIRESTFGLQYNCLAHNTMRGAAGASVLNGELLLEKGYL is encoded by the coding sequence ATGGCAGTACGAGTTGGCGTACTCGGTGCGACCGGCGCCGTCGGACAGCGATTGATTCAGCTCCTCGAGCCCCACCCCGACTTCGAGATCGCGGCGCTAACCGCGAGCGAGTCGAGCGCCGGCAAGACGTATCGACAGGCGGCCAAATGGCGCGTCGACAGCCCCATCCCCGCGGACGTCGCCGAGATGACCGTCACGGCGACCGATCCCGCGGAGGTCCCAAACGACGTCGACCTCCTCTTTTCGTCGCTCCCCTCGAGTATCGGTTCCGAGGTCGAACCCGACTTCTGTGAGGCGGGCTACGTCGTCTCCTCGAACTCCTCGAACGCCCGGATGGCGGAGGACGTTCCCCTCGTCATCCCCGAGGTCAACGCCGACCACATAGACTTGCTCGAGGTCCAGCGCGACGAGCGCGGCTGGGACGGCGCTCTCGTGAAAAACCCCAACTGCTCGACGATCACCTTCGTCCCGACGCTCGCCGCGCTCGAGGAGTTCGGCCTCCAGCGAGTCCACGTCGCCACCCTGCAGGCCGTCTCCGGTGCTGGCTACGACGGCGTCAGTTCGATGGAGATCATCGACAACGCCATCCCCTACATCGGCAGCGAAGAGGACAAACTCGAGACCGAATCGAAGAAACTGCTGGGTACGTTCGAGGGTGCAGCACTCGACCTCCACGACGTCGAGGTCGGTGCGTCCTGTAACCGCATCCCGACGATCGACGGCCACCTCGAGAACGTCTTCGTCGAGACCGAATCCGACGTGAGCCCCGAGGAAGCCGCCGAGGCTATGCGCGAGTACCCCGGCCTCGACCTGCCCTCGTCGCCGGGCCAACTCATCGAAGTCTTCGAGGAACCAGACCGACCACAGCCACGACTCGACCGCACCCTCGGCGATGGAATGAAGATCTCCGCCGGCGGTATCCGCGAATCGACGTTCGGCCTCCAGTACAACTGCCTCGCCCACAACACGATGCGTGGCGCAGCCGGCGCGAGCGTCCTCAACGGCGAACTGCTGCTCGAGAAGGGCTACCTCTAG
- a CDS encoding HalOD1 output domain-containing protein produces the protein MTGMSKRSSTNRTSVHDEVQYERDDDEPLTVAVAEAVATYRGVDVIDLEPLHGAIDTGALERLFDSRAGDGRTTGTVAFEYDDCLVTITASGTIRVEPAPS, from the coding sequence ATGACCGGTATGAGCAAACGATCATCGACGAATCGGACGAGTGTACACGACGAAGTGCAGTACGAACGAGACGACGACGAGCCATTGACCGTCGCGGTCGCCGAGGCTGTTGCGACCTATCGCGGCGTCGACGTCATCGACCTCGAGCCGCTTCACGGGGCCATTGACACCGGCGCGCTCGAGCGACTGTTCGACTCGCGGGCTGGCGATGGACGAACAACGGGGACGGTGGCGTTCGAGTACGACGACTGTCTCGTAACGATCACCGCGTCGGGGACGATCCGCGTCGAACCAGCACCGAGTTGA
- a CDS encoding HhH-GPD family protein encodes MTDTEAATEWSLPDDLEDVRETLIEWYEADHREYPWRRTDEPYAILVSEVMSQQTQLDRVVDAWEEFLERWPTTADLAAADRADVVGFWTSHSLGYNNRAKYLHEAARQVEAGEVGPDRPREGGEAAKAGGEFPTTPDELQELMGVGPYTANAVASFAFNNGDAVVDTNVKRVCYRAFDVPDDDTVFEEAANELMPAGRSRVWNNAIMELGGVACGQTPRCDEAGCPWREWCGAYASGDFTAPDVPTQPSFDGSRRQFRGRVIATLREYDELEFDTLGHRIRVDYTPDGEYGREWLAGLLADLEDDGLVDVLERDGEPVARLHR; translated from the coding sequence ATGACCGACACGGAGGCGGCGACCGAGTGGAGCCTCCCCGACGACCTCGAGGATGTCCGCGAGACGCTGATCGAGTGGTACGAGGCTGACCATCGGGAGTATCCCTGGCGACGGACCGACGAGCCGTATGCGATTTTGGTCAGCGAGGTGATGAGCCAGCAGACCCAGCTCGACCGCGTCGTCGACGCCTGGGAGGAGTTCCTCGAGCGGTGGCCGACGACGGCCGATCTCGCGGCGGCCGACCGGGCCGACGTCGTAGGCTTCTGGACGAGTCATAGCCTCGGCTACAACAACCGGGCGAAGTACCTCCACGAGGCCGCCCGGCAGGTCGAGGCGGGCGAAGTCGGGCCGGACCGACCTCGTGAAGGCGGCGAAGCCGCAAAAGCGGGTGGCGAGTTCCCGACCACGCCCGACGAACTGCAGGAACTGATGGGCGTCGGCCCCTACACCGCCAACGCGGTGGCGAGTTTCGCCTTTAACAACGGTGACGCGGTCGTCGATACGAACGTCAAGCGCGTCTGTTATCGGGCGTTCGACGTTCCTGACGACGACACAGTCTTCGAGGAGGCCGCGAACGAACTCATGCCCGCGGGCCGTTCGCGTGTCTGGAACAACGCGATCATGGAACTCGGCGGCGTCGCCTGTGGTCAGACGCCGCGCTGTGACGAAGCCGGCTGCCCGTGGCGTGAGTGGTGTGGGGCCTACGCAAGCGGCGATTTTACTGCCCCCGACGTCCCGACCCAGCCCAGTTTCGACGGCAGCCGCCGGCAGTTTCGCGGCCGCGTGATCGCGACGTTACGGGAGTACGACGAACTCGAGTTCGACACGCTCGGCCACCGCATTCGCGTCGATTACACGCCTGACGGCGAGTACGGCCGGGAGTGGCTCGCGGGCCTGCTCGCGGACTTAGAAGACGACGGGCTGGTCGACGTCCTGGAGCGCGACGGGGAGCCAGTGGCCCGACTGCATCGATAA
- a CDS encoding 30S ribosomal protein S17e: MAIKPAYVKKTGNILLEQYPDAFTTDFEQNKESVNKLTNVESKGVRNRIAGYVTRKKSSQAAA; the protein is encoded by the coding sequence ATGGCAATCAAACCGGCCTACGTCAAGAAGACCGGGAACATCCTCCTGGAACAGTACCCGGACGCGTTCACGACCGACTTCGAACAGAACAAAGAGAGCGTCAACAAACTCACGAACGTCGAATCGAAAGGCGTCCGAAACCGGATCGCCGGCTACGTCACCCGCAAGAAGAGTTCGCAGGCCGCAGCGTAA
- a CDS encoding D-2-hydroxyacid dehydrogenase: MTEHDGDDSGREPTGTDSTNVLVLRRGTHGVPVERYVEAIRDRLPDHTVELARTPAEERDAIRTSRYVTGMTFEDDLLEAAENLEVFACAYAGTDHLPMDALSDRGVTVTNASGVHGPNMGEHVLGSILHFTRRFHVAARRQRRREWRHYKAHELQGSTVTIVGLGAIGTAVADRLEPFGVETVGVRYSPEKGGPTDDVVGFDRDSFHGALARTDYLVLACPLTETTRGLVDSAALTTLSPESVIVNVARGPVVDTDALLTALRSGQIRGASLDVTDPEPLPEDHPLWNLGNVQITPHNAGHTPKYYDRLADIVAANVRRVDEKGPAAALENQVVP; the protein is encoded by the coding sequence ATGACGGAACACGATGGTGACGATTCCGGACGTGAGCCGACGGGAACCGATTCGACGAACGTCCTCGTTCTGCGGCGGGGAACCCACGGCGTGCCGGTCGAACGGTACGTCGAGGCGATTCGTGACCGACTGCCGGACCACACGGTCGAACTCGCACGGACGCCGGCCGAAGAGCGAGACGCGATCCGCACCTCGCGGTACGTCACGGGGATGACGTTCGAGGACGACCTTCTCGAGGCTGCAGAGAACCTCGAGGTGTTCGCCTGCGCGTATGCTGGGACCGACCATTTGCCGATGGACGCGCTCTCTGACCGTGGTGTCACTGTGACGAACGCTTCCGGGGTTCACGGGCCGAACATGGGCGAGCACGTCCTTGGGTCGATCCTGCACTTCACGCGGCGGTTTCACGTCGCTGCCCGCAGACAGCGCCGTCGAGAGTGGCGACACTACAAGGCCCACGAACTGCAGGGATCGACGGTTACGATCGTCGGACTGGGCGCGATCGGGACGGCGGTCGCAGACCGTCTCGAGCCGTTCGGCGTCGAAACGGTTGGCGTTCGATACTCTCCGGAAAAAGGTGGGCCCACGGACGACGTGGTCGGCTTCGACCGCGATTCGTTCCACGGTGCCCTCGCTCGGACCGACTATCTCGTGTTGGCCTGTCCGCTCACCGAGACGACACGCGGGCTCGTCGACAGTGCAGCGCTAACGACTCTTAGCCCGGAGTCGGTGATCGTGAACGTCGCGCGCGGTCCGGTCGTCGACACGGATGCGCTGCTCACAGCATTGCGCTCGGGCCAGATTCGCGGCGCATCGCTCGACGTGACTGATCCGGAACCGCTCCCGGAAGACCACCCACTGTGGAACCTCGGGAACGTTCAGATCACCCCACACAACGCAGGACACACGCCGAAGTACTACGATCGACTGGCCGACATCGTCGCCGCAAACGTCCGGCGAGTGGACGAAAAGGGGCCAGCCGCGGCTTTAGAGAATCAGGTCGTTCCCTGA
- a CDS encoding DNA-methyltransferase encodes METTHRVYAGDSRQLSSLEDESVELVVTSPPYPMIEMWDDLFSDLDPTVADALESGDGSRAFEAMHAQLDRVWDELERVLVDGGIACLNVGDATRSLDGSFRVYPNHARVLEAFESRGFDPLPDVLWRKPANSTAKFMGSGTVPPNAYVTLEHEYVLVFRKGSERREFEPRADRRYEAAFFWEERNQWFSDVWTEVRGELQAIEFDDDELRERSAAFPLEIPYRLICMYSAYGDTVFDPFWGTGTTTLAAMCAGRNSVGYELEETFLEVFAERVGTVPSLSRSVGRTRLERHREFVTERRESGKRLGYDADHYETPVVTKMERGIRLREVVDVDEIDDGYRLEHAPLSLE; translated from the coding sequence ATGGAGACGACCCACCGCGTCTACGCCGGCGATTCCCGGCAGCTCTCGAGTCTCGAGGACGAGTCGGTCGAACTCGTCGTCACGTCCCCGCCGTATCCGATGATCGAGATGTGGGACGACCTCTTTTCGGATCTCGATCCGACGGTCGCCGATGCGCTCGAGTCGGGGGATGGTTCGCGAGCGTTCGAGGCGATGCACGCCCAGCTCGACCGCGTCTGGGACGAACTCGAGCGGGTGCTCGTCGACGGCGGCATCGCGTGTCTCAACGTCGGTGACGCGACCCGCTCACTCGACGGGAGCTTTCGCGTCTATCCGAATCACGCGCGCGTCCTCGAGGCGTTCGAGAGCCGCGGGTTCGACCCACTTCCGGACGTTCTCTGGCGCAAACCGGCCAACAGCACGGCGAAGTTCATGGGCAGCGGGACGGTGCCGCCGAACGCCTACGTCACGTTAGAACACGAGTACGTCCTCGTCTTCCGAAAGGGGAGCGAGCGCCGCGAGTTCGAACCCCGTGCCGACCGGCGCTACGAGGCCGCGTTCTTCTGGGAGGAGCGAAACCAGTGGTTCTCAGACGTCTGGACCGAGGTTCGCGGCGAACTGCAGGCGATCGAGTTCGACGACGACGAGCTGCGCGAGCGGTCGGCCGCCTTTCCGCTCGAGATCCCGTATCGGCTGATCTGTATGTATTCAGCGTACGGCGACACGGTTTTCGATCCCTTCTGGGGAACGGGCACGACCACGCTTGCGGCGATGTGTGCCGGGCGGAATTCCGTGGGCTACGAACTCGAGGAGACGTTTCTCGAGGTGTTCGCCGAGCGTGTCGGGACGGTGCCGTCGCTCTCTCGATCGGTGGGACGGACGCGGCTCGAACGCCACCGCGAGTTCGTCACGGAGCGTCGCGAGTCGGGCAAGCGTCTGGGCTACGACGCCGACCATTACGAGACGCCGGTCGTGACGAAGATGGAACGCGGCATTCGACTTCGGGAGGTCGTCGACGTCGACGAGATCGACGACGGCTACCGTCTCGAGCACGCGCCGCTGTCGCTCGAGTGA
- the ggt gene encoding gamma-glutamyltransferase codes for MDDSVDLDRFDSRRSTAYANRGLVATSQPLAAQAGLEILRKGGNAFDAAVGTAAALNVVEPTSTGLGGDVFALYRTADGEVGALRSCGPAPKNATVDAVRGSLEDHDDPSRYYPESRGYAVDGDASADDLGMPFLGPHAVTVPGTARGWETTVQELGRLSLADVLEPAIGYATEGYPVSPVIAHHWTGAEELFTHEHAREAYLFDGESPEPGQTVRLPRLGDSLQQIAKDGADVVYEGEIADAIVEEVQSAGGFLTHDDLAAFEPEFVDPVCTTYNGAEIYELPPNNQGLIALEALNIAEEIGAGDHPRESAERIHAFAEAMKLAFVDGHHYVTDPEFEEIPPLADKSYARERATAIGGDPISDPQVGVPNANAEDADTVLLTVGDAEGNLVSYINSRFAGFGSGLVAGETGIALQNRGASFSLDPEHPNSLEPGKRPFHTLVPAVAKLDEDDWLAFGVMGGYMQPQGHVQVLSNLVDYGMNPQAALDAPRWRYREDGTLGIEDRLPAAASLARMGHDVRVLPPVMFGGAQLVRRRGETLSGATEPRKDGVAIGY; via the coding sequence ATGGACGACTCCGTCGACCTCGATCGATTCGACTCGCGACGCTCGACGGCGTACGCGAACCGTGGACTGGTAGCGACGAGCCAACCACTGGCCGCCCAGGCAGGCCTCGAGATCCTCCGTAAAGGCGGGAACGCGTTCGACGCCGCCGTTGGGACCGCCGCCGCGCTCAACGTCGTCGAACCCACCTCGACCGGGCTGGGGGGCGACGTCTTCGCACTCTACCGGACCGCCGATGGCGAGGTCGGGGCGTTGCGGTCGTGTGGTCCCGCCCCAAAAAACGCGACGGTCGACGCCGTCCGGGGGTCGCTCGAGGACCACGACGACCCGAGTCGCTACTACCCCGAATCGCGTGGCTACGCGGTCGACGGCGACGCGAGCGCGGACGATCTCGGCATGCCCTTTCTCGGCCCCCACGCGGTGACCGTCCCAGGAACGGCCCGCGGCTGGGAGACGACAGTGCAGGAATTGGGTCGCCTCTCGCTGGCCGACGTGCTCGAGCCGGCAATCGGGTACGCGACCGAGGGCTATCCCGTCTCGCCGGTCATCGCTCACCACTGGACGGGCGCAGAGGAGTTGTTCACACACGAACACGCCCGCGAGGCGTACCTCTTCGACGGCGAGAGTCCCGAGCCGGGCCAGACCGTTCGGCTTCCGCGTCTGGGGGACTCCCTCCAGCAGATCGCCAAGGATGGCGCTGACGTCGTCTACGAGGGTGAGATCGCCGACGCGATCGTCGAGGAGGTCCAGTCTGCGGGCGGCTTTCTGACCCACGACGACCTCGCGGCGTTCGAACCCGAGTTCGTCGATCCCGTGTGTACCACCTACAACGGCGCCGAGATCTACGAACTGCCGCCGAACAACCAGGGGTTGATCGCCCTCGAGGCGCTCAACATCGCCGAGGAGATCGGTGCCGGTGACCATCCCCGCGAGTCGGCCGAGCGAATCCACGCCTTTGCCGAGGCGATGAAACTCGCGTTCGTCGACGGCCACCACTACGTTACGGACCCCGAGTTCGAGGAGATTCCGCCCCTGGCTGACAAGTCATACGCCCGCGAGCGAGCGACGGCGATCGGCGGCGACCCCATTTCGGACCCGCAGGTCGGCGTTCCGAACGCAAACGCCGAAGACGCCGATACGGTCTTGCTGACCGTTGGCGACGCCGAGGGGAACCTCGTCTCCTACATCAACTCCCGGTTTGCTGGCTTCGGGAGCGGCCTCGTCGCCGGCGAGACGGGTATTGCCCTCCAGAACCGAGGGGCCTCGTTCTCGCTCGATCCCGAGCACCCGAACAGCCTCGAGCCTGGCAAACGGCCGTTTCACACGCTCGTCCCTGCCGTCGCGAAACTCGACGAGGATGACTGGTTGGCATTCGGCGTCATGGGTGGCTACATGCAGCCCCAGGGCCACGTCCAGGTACTTTCGAACCTCGTCGATTACGGGATGAATCCACAGGCAGCACTCGACGCGCCGCGGTGGCGCTACCGCGAGGACGGAACCCTCGGCATCGAGGACCGACTGCCGGCGGCCGCCTCACTTGCTCGAATGGGCCACGACGTTCGCGTCTTACCACCGGTGATGTTCGGCGGCGCCCAACTCGTTCGTCGTCGTGGGGAGACGCTCTCGGGGGCGACAGAGCCCCGAAAAGACGGCGTCGCGATCGGCTATTGA
- a CDS encoding DUF447 domain-containing protein has product MSDDTGDPARDETGDPDDGAWPVDLTGVTESVVTTLGPNGRWNAAALGLFEGAPITATTWGNTRTRRNFHRQGGGYVQFVDDPVTFAEAACSIVEFDEPVLKAAAAWTRVSVERIDQGTDEGTEWERWALEPLESTIERRTVPTIDRGFGAVIEATVAASRLGVDGYDQDRLRTRLEYCASVVDRAGDERERAALEVVREHSPWRLE; this is encoded by the coding sequence ATGAGCGATGACACCGGAGACCCAGCTCGCGACGAGACTGGCGATCCCGACGACGGAGCGTGGCCGGTGGACCTGACAGGCGTCACCGAGTCGGTCGTCACGACCCTCGGCCCGAACGGCCGCTGGAACGCCGCTGCCCTCGGCCTCTTCGAGGGTGCGCCGATCACCGCGACGACCTGGGGGAACACTCGAACCCGACGGAACTTCCACCGCCAGGGGGGTGGCTACGTCCAGTTCGTCGATGATCCCGTCACGTTCGCCGAAGCTGCCTGCTCGATCGTCGAGTTCGACGAGCCCGTCCTCAAGGCCGCGGCCGCCTGGACGCGGGTGTCCGTCGAGCGGATCGATCAAGGAACCGACGAGGGAACCGAGTGGGAGCGGTGGGCGCTCGAGCCACTCGAGTCGACCATCGAGCGTCGGACCGTTCCGACGATCGACCGCGGCTTCGGGGCCGTCATCGAGGCGACCGTCGCGGCCTCCCGGCTTGGCGTCGACGGCTACGACCAGGACCGGCTTCGAACGCGCCTCGAATACTGCGCGTCGGTCGTCGACCGCGCGGGTGACGAGCGCGAGCGAGCGGCCCTCGAAGTCGTCCGGGAACACTCCCCCTGGAGACTCGAGTGA
- a CDS encoding universal stress protein, translating into MTLTFDDTVIVPLADPDDAERTATALAAYVESSSTVVLVNVIEKGGGAIDKAPLERRKEYAEEIYERAREALADSPATVETATLYGTDVVETIFEAAEEREADAVVFNPRKGNRIAELLTGDVARRLVREAKVPVVTLPK; encoded by the coding sequence ATGACGCTTACGTTCGACGACACGGTGATCGTTCCGCTCGCCGACCCGGACGACGCCGAGCGAACCGCAACGGCGCTTGCAGCGTATGTCGAGTCCTCGAGCACCGTCGTCCTTGTCAACGTGATCGAGAAGGGTGGCGGTGCGATCGACAAAGCTCCCCTGGAGCGGCGCAAGGAGTACGCCGAGGAGATCTACGAGCGCGCCCGCGAGGCACTCGCGGACTCGCCTGCAACCGTGGAGACGGCGACGTTGTACGGCACCGACGTCGTCGAGACGATCTTCGAGGCTGCCGAAGAGCGTGAGGCAGATGCGGTCGTGTTCAACCCCCGGAAGGGGAACCGGATCGCTGAGTTGCTGACCGGCGACGTGGCTCGCCGGCTGGTCAGGGAGGCGAAGGTACCCGTCGTTACACTCCCCAAGTGA